A genomic window from Neoarius graeffei isolate fNeoGra1 chromosome 5, fNeoGra1.pri, whole genome shotgun sequence includes:
- the LOC132886111 gene encoding transmembrane protein 74, which produces MASVELLYIDKERGRDDPLDVPDWAAPVQVLGIDGPAEEMTLREHDSSSHGKVVVTEGHCHPIPKMTVGKGLSGKHFCHEKVRVCCDEELETSFTYVDENVNLRLATPDASEKSLYDGTPCPDSPNENRLEFSLMSDLTSESSGKPVDYGFISAVTFLVTGITLVIISYSVPRDSGVNPDTVSAREMERLESESARLGAHLDRCVIAGLCLLTLGGVVLSTLLMISMWKGEMYRRKAFSYSKHSAKLYGSTNLRTKSSSAHSSAHNFVEEESGGNLS; this is translated from the coding sequence ATGGCCTCCGTGGAGCTGCTTTACATAGATAAAGAAAGAGGGCGAGATGATCCACTGGATGTCCCTGATTGGGCCGCACCTGTTCAAGTTCTTGGAATAGATGGTCCAGCTGAAGAAATGACCCTCAGGGAACATGACAGCAGTTCACATGGGAAAGTGGTTGTCACTGAGGGTCACTGTCATCCAATACCAAAGATGACCGTCGGCAAAGGACTTTCAGGCAAGCACTTTTGTCATGAGAAGGTCAGGGTGTGTTGTGACGAGGAGCTGGAGACCTCTTTCACTTACGTTGATGAAAATGTCAATCTCAGACTGGCTACTCCAGACGCAAGCGAGAAAAGCCTCTATGATGGGACACCTTGTCCTGACTCCCCAAACGAGAACCGCCTCGAATTTTCCTTAATGTCCGACCTGACATCTGAGAGCTCAGGAAAGCCAGTAGATTATGGATTTATCAGTGCTGTCACCTTCCTAGTGACAGGAATCACATTAGTGATCATATCTTATTCTGTCCCTCGTGACTCAGGAGTAAACCCAGACACCGTCTCGGCGCGAGAGATGGAGAGACTTGAAAGTGAGAGTGCAAGGCTTGGGGCACACCTGGATCGGTGTGTTATTGCTGGGCTTTGCCTTCTCACGTTAGGTGGGGTAGTGCTTTCTACTCTGTTGATGATTTCAATGTGGAAAGGGGAGATGTACAGGAGAAAGGCCTTCTCATATTCCAAGCACTCAGCGAAGCTGTACGGCTCGACTAATTTGAGAACAAAATCAAGCTCTGCTCACTCATCAGCACACAATTTTGTTGAGGAAGAGTCTGGTGGTAATCTAAGCTAA